The sequence AGGACTGGTGTCTGCATCAAGGAGCTTGTCCTCTCCTCTTTTCCAATTCCCTGGCCAAACTGCTATATGAAAGTCTTCTCCTCTATGAATCATGGCTGCTCTGACGAGAGGCATATGGTTTTCCCAGCAGATAAGCCCTCCTATCCTACCTATTTCAGTGTCAAAGACCCTTATATCATCTGGACCACCCTGACCCCAGTATAGCCTCTCAGTGTAAGTGGGCATAAGCTTCCTATGCCTTCCAATAACATCCCCATTTTTGCCAATAAAAAGTAGAGAATTGTAGATGGTACAGCTACCCTGACGATCATCGAGTTCGTTGCATCCGATCACCACATATGCTCCAGCTTCCTTTGCAGCATGTCCTAAAATTTTTGTATCTTCGCCGGGTATTAATATCGAGTTATCCTGAAGCGCAAGCATATAATCTGTCCACTCATGTGGAGGGGTCTCATAACCAACGGTGTAGTACGCAGGGTAACCTGGAATAAAAGCTTCTGAAAAGGCAATGAGTTCGGCACCATTTCTTCCGGCTTCCCTTATCAATTTACACGCCTTGTCTATAGTCTTTTGCTTGTCCATAAAAACTGGAGAGGCCTGAACCACAGCTACTTTAACCTTTTCTCTTCCGCCCAAAATCTTTTTATCCATTTCTATTCCTCAATGTAAGAAAAATTGTTTTCATTTTTTAAATTATCAAAATGGCTAATCAATATCTTTCCCTAAAAATTCTGATATATCCCGGAGAAGGTTCACGTTATTATTATATTCTTATCCGGCGGTTTCTGGTGATGAGGACCAGGACTTTCCAGTTTTGCCATGATAAGTGAGAAAAGCCTGTTCTTAAATTCCTCGTCGTAGGCACAGATCGAGGGAATTATAAATCCCAAAAGTGCTATCTGCAGAAGATATTCGGTATTTGCTAGAATATATTCCTCTTGAAATTGTCCACCGTGTGTTCTAAGCAGGTTATTGTATATCGCATCTCCAAGCTCACCAACAACTTCACCAACGCTTTTGTCACCTCCTTTATGTCGTGCTGCGACACCCAGATTAAATGCCGAGGTTACTGTACCTAACAAATCACCTGGCTGTGGTTGACCCTGTGGTGGACCCTGCGGTTGACCTTGTTCTTCCATGTCGTAAAACCTCCGATGAATAATATAACAGTTAAAACATATTAAAATTTATCCAGTATGTATTCAAGTCTCAGAATTTTTTAATACACTTGTTGATGCTTTGTCGAGTAACATTGGTTATTGTTCGAATAGTAGGTCAAATTGGAACTAAAGATATGATTCCATTGCGGAGTCAGCGCTGATTTGAGCGAGTGAGCCCGCACTTGTAGCTGATCGATTATCCATAATCCTTTTTTTCCTTTCTTTGTCTTGATACAAAGAAACAATCCTTCGACCCTTCGATCAAACTCAGGGTACAAGGACAAGGCTACCCCTTGTTGTCATTCCCTAATGCTACCCGATAGAGACGTTCGAGTACGGGCTTAATAGAGAATCCAGAGCCTGTCCCCGCGTGTTTCTGGCGGGGATGGATCCCCGACTACTGATTTCGGGGATGACATAACGACTAAAAAATTTAATTCAACCACAACCCGGTCATCCTGAATTTATTTCAGGATCTAATGGAAACAAGAGATGCTGAAACAAGTTCAGCATGACTATGACATTCATCCTCCTAACGCAATTTTTGGAAGGCCAACGATATCCATTTCATTTAGATCAACTTATACAGACATTAGAACGAATCTGACATTATTGAGTTTGAATAATTGATTTAAAAAGCCATTAATGTATAAGTATTAATATAGATTGAGAGGAGGGAAAAAATGGCTAAGGTTCATGGTGGATGGCTGGTAGCAAAGACACTGAATGAGCTTGGTGTTAAAGAGATATTTTCACTCAGTGGGGGACACATAAACCCAATCTACGATGCGTGTCAGGATTTCGGCATAAGGATTATTGACACCCATCACGAGCAGGGCGCATCCATGGCCGCCGACGCCTACGGCAGGGTCAAGAGAAAACCTGCCATCTGTCTTGTCACAGCCGGTCCAGGATTTACAAACACAGTTACAGGAATTGCCGGAGCCTATTTATCCAATTCCCCTCTAATTCTTCTCTCTGGAAAATCAGGGATTGAAGAACAGGAGAGACTCCCTCTTCAAGATATAGATCAGCAATCAATTATTTCTCCTATCACAAAATGGGCAAGTACAATATTCGATACAAAACGAATACCAGAATACATAACCACAGCCTATAAGAAAGCAATCACAGGAAAGCCGGGGCCCGTATACCTTGGGATGCCCTATGAAGTGTTATATGCAAGCTGTAATGAGGAACAGGTCAACCGATACAACACAGTCATGCCTTCTAGTAAAGTAGAGCCTCCTCAGGAATCCATTACTCAAGCCATTGAGATGTTTAAAGCCTCAACGAGACCTCTAGCAATAGCCGGAAGCGGGGCTTGGTATGCCGACGCGGATAAAGAACTGCTAAGGTTTTTAGACAATGTGAAGATTCCGATTTATACATTAAATTTTGGAAGGGGAATCGTCTCGGACAACCATAAGCAATGCTTCGGTGCTGCAAGCCTTTCCGGCCCTGTAGGCTTCAAGAAGATATCCTCGGAGGCAGATTTAATACTGCTCTTAGGCATAAGACTAAGCCTTTACATTGGCTTCGGGAGATCCTTCAATCCCGAGGCAAAAATAATTCAGGTGGATATCGATCCCGGAGAAATAGGGAGAAATAGACCGGCAGATTTGGGAATCGTAAGTGACATAAGTAAATTCCTCTTTCATTTCTCAAATTATATAGAAGAAAACTCAATCAAGCTGACCTACGAGCCATGGTTTAAACAGGCAAGGACCTGGAGAGATGAGGAATGGGAGGCGTCAGAGGAGATTAGGAACTCCGATAAAACCCCTATCCACGCACTCAGGGTAATAAAGGAAGTGGAAGAGATGCTAGGAGAAGATGGAATGTTGGTCATAGACGGCGGCGACACGCAGGCGTGGACAGACGGCACCTACAGGGTAAGGAAACCAGGGCATTACGTAAAGGGCGGACCCCTCGGCTGCATGGGGGTCGGGGTCCCCTTTGCGATTGGCACAAAAGTCGCCTGCCCTGAAAAACAAGTGGCACTTATAAGTGGAGATGGCGCAATAGGGATGAATTTCATGGAGTTTGAAACGGCAATACGACATAAGATCCCATTTGTTGCCGTCGTGTGCAACGATCAGTCATGGGGAATGACAAAGCATCAACTATGGCTTACCTATGGAAGGGAAAGGCCTACGGTGGGTGTCGATCTTGAGCTTACCCCGTTTCATGAGATGGTGAAGGTCCTGGGCGGATATGGAGAATTGGTGACGGAACCTGCCAAGATACGTGGCGCCATTGAGAGGGCAATTTCCTCAGGTGTACCCTCACTTATAAATATCACTACGGACCCTGAGGCCATAAGCCCTTCAACATATGGGCTTACCCAGATGATGCTACCAAAGGAAAATTAAAAATATTCGGGAATAACCAAAACATAATCCCAGCTTAGCCGATTTATGCAATCAAGATCCTTTGGTCGTCTACCCGAAATTTAATTTCGGAAATATTAGAATCCCCGTTCATCTTTGATCATTTGTCATTTGTAAGTTGTTTTAAATAAAATTACAAAGCACTAAATACTATGGGACAAACAACCAAAGAAGGATAACGAATGAGGAAAAATGACTCCAAGACGATTTTCGGCTGGTGCATGTACGACTGGGCAAACTCAGCATACTCGACAACGGTTGCCGCAGGGCTCCTTCCAGTATACTTCGCCACCGTCGTAGTAGGTCCTGATGGCTTTACGATTGGAGGCACTAGTTTCAGCGCTACGACACTCTGGGGAATAATCGTCGGTATGGCTGCTTTAACCACATTTCTTGTAACTCCCGTACTTGGTGCAATCGCAGACTTTGCGAATGCCAAGA comes from Thermodesulfobacteriota bacterium and encodes:
- a CDS encoding nitrilase-related carbon-nitrogen hydrolase; translated protein: MDKKILGGREKVKVAVVQASPVFMDKQKTIDKACKLIREAGRNGAELIAFSEAFIPGYPAYYTVGYETPPHEWTDYMLALQDNSILIPGEDTKILGHAAKEAGAYVVIGCNELDDRQGSCTIYNSLLFIGKNGDVIGRHRKLMPTYTERLYWGQGGPDDIRVFDTEIGRIGGLICWENHMPLVRAAMIHRGEDFHIAVWPGNWKRGEDKLLDADTSP
- a CDS encoding thiamine pyrophosphate-binding protein, which gives rise to MAKVHGGWLVAKTLNELGVKEIFSLSGGHINPIYDACQDFGIRIIDTHHEQGASMAADAYGRVKRKPAICLVTAGPGFTNTVTGIAGAYLSNSPLILLSGKSGIEEQERLPLQDIDQQSIISPITKWASTIFDTKRIPEYITTAYKKAITGKPGPVYLGMPYEVLYASCNEEQVNRYNTVMPSSKVEPPQESITQAIEMFKASTRPLAIAGSGAWYADADKELLRFLDNVKIPIYTLNFGRGIVSDNHKQCFGAASLSGPVGFKKISSEADLILLLGIRLSLYIGFGRSFNPEAKIIQVDIDPGEIGRNRPADLGIVSDISKFLFHFSNYIEENSIKLTYEPWFKQARTWRDEEWEASEEIRNSDKTPIHALRVIKEVEEMLGEDGMLVIDGGDTQAWTDGTYRVRKPGHYVKGGPLGCMGVGVPFAIGTKVACPEKQVALISGDGAIGMNFMEFETAIRHKIPFVAVVCNDQSWGMTKHQLWLTYGRERPTVGVDLELTPFHEMVKVLGGYGELVTEPAKIRGAIERAISSGVPSLINITTDPEAISPSTYGLTQMMLPKEN